A genomic stretch from Pseudobacteriovorax antillogorgiicola includes:
- the glmS gene encoding glutamine--fructose-6-phosphate transaminase (isomerizing): MCGIVGYIGDRPVVDTLVAGLKKLEYRGYDSSGIAVTNEHGSVSTVKEAGKLVNLIAQLPNLPTTCKSGIGHTRWATHGRPDRGNAHPHTAEGITLVHNGIIENFDDLKNVLLEEGFEFNSETDSEVVAKLLSSYLRSGVEPDVAIKMALDKLDGAYALGVIFHSRPENLYVAKKGSPLAIGKGNGEIFFGSDISSFGEFCQSAYFLKDNEWARLSVEGISLFKSSGEAAPLDLKEISWEPGIVDKGEFPHFMLKEIHEQPDVIRRAIQGYTSDNSLDLKKLGIERLEVSKLEQIHIVACGTAYIAGLVCRSFIERTLQIPVNVEIASEFRYREPFLLGDRKTLVIVISQSGETADTLASLKYAAGHECQTLSICNVPFSSIVRHSQSSILMTAGPEIGVASTKAFIGQILCLYLWSLAAGKEKGFTSIVEIDEALAELKQLPNQVAKVLETKSDIEKIAAKYNGYKSFLFVGRGSSYPIAIEGALKLKEISYIHAEAYAAGELKHGPIALVDKDMPVLAIAPNDRYQEKTVSNILEIRARNGIIIGLGDSENKHLASVCDDLMSGPSSSNEVFQALLSTIPLQLFSYYVACQRGEDVDQPRNLAKSVTVE; this comes from the coding sequence ATGTGTGGAATAGTTGGATATATTGGGGATCGACCGGTTGTTGACACTCTCGTCGCGGGGTTGAAAAAGTTAGAGTATAGAGGCTACGATTCTTCTGGCATTGCTGTAACTAATGAGCATGGTAGTGTCAGCACAGTTAAGGAAGCTGGTAAACTTGTTAACTTGATCGCTCAATTGCCGAACCTGCCTACTACTTGCAAGTCTGGAATAGGTCATACAAGATGGGCGACACATGGCAGGCCAGACAGAGGCAATGCACACCCACATACTGCGGAAGGTATAACGCTGGTCCACAACGGAATCATCGAAAACTTCGATGATCTTAAAAATGTGCTGCTGGAAGAGGGGTTTGAGTTTAACTCAGAGACGGATTCTGAAGTTGTCGCTAAACTATTAAGCTCTTACCTTCGATCGGGTGTTGAGCCAGACGTTGCCATAAAGATGGCGCTTGATAAGCTTGATGGCGCTTATGCGTTGGGGGTTATTTTTCATAGTCGTCCAGAAAATCTTTATGTGGCAAAGAAGGGCTCTCCTCTTGCTATTGGTAAAGGAAACGGAGAGATTTTCTTCGGTAGTGACATCTCGAGCTTTGGCGAGTTTTGCCAGTCAGCCTACTTTCTGAAAGACAATGAATGGGCACGTTTGTCTGTAGAGGGTATCTCTCTTTTTAAAAGTTCAGGTGAAGCCGCTCCGTTAGATCTCAAAGAAATATCTTGGGAACCTGGTATCGTAGATAAGGGCGAATTTCCTCACTTTATGCTGAAGGAAATTCACGAACAACCGGATGTGATTCGCCGAGCTATTCAAGGCTATACAAGCGATAACTCCTTAGATTTGAAGAAGCTTGGTATCGAAAGGCTTGAAGTTAGTAAGCTTGAGCAAATTCATATTGTTGCTTGCGGAACAGCCTATATTGCGGGATTAGTCTGTCGGTCATTCATTGAAAGAACCTTGCAAATCCCGGTGAATGTTGAAATTGCTAGTGAATTTCGATATAGAGAGCCGTTTCTTCTAGGAGATAGAAAAACCCTTGTCATCGTTATCTCTCAATCAGGTGAGACGGCAGACACATTGGCGTCTCTGAAGTATGCGGCGGGCCACGAGTGTCAAACATTATCAATTTGCAATGTTCCATTCTCCAGCATTGTTCGGCACAGCCAAAGCTCTATACTCATGACTGCTGGTCCAGAAATTGGTGTTGCATCTACTAAAGCTTTTATTGGTCAGATACTTTGCCTGTACCTATGGTCTCTAGCTGCAGGGAAAGAAAAAGGTTTTACTTCTATTGTTGAGATAGACGAGGCTCTCGCTGAACTCAAGCAGCTTCCCAATCAGGTTGCAAAAGTTCTAGAAACGAAGTCGGATATTGAGAAGATCGCTGCGAAGTATAATGGCTATAAAAGTTTTCTTTTTGTAGGTCGTGGCTCAAGCTATCCAATTGCTATTGAAGGAGCGCTCAAGCTTAAGGAAATCTCCTACATCCATGCAGAGGCCTATGCAGCTGGTGAGCTCAAGCATGGTCCTATTGCGCTCGTCGACAAGGATATGCCAGTCCTGGCAATCGCACCTAACGATCGTTATCAGGAAAAAACAGTTTCAAACATTCTAGAGATAAGAGCAAGAAACGGAATTATTATTGGTCTTGGGGATAGTGAAAACAAACATCTGGCATCGGTCTGTGATGATTTGATGTCAGGTCCTTCTTCTTCAAACGAAGTATTTCAAGCCTTGCTATCTACGATCCCTCTTCAACTGTTTTCCTACTATGTAGCTTGCCAGCGCGGAGAAGACGTGGATCAACCGAGAAATTTAGCAAAATCAGTAACAGTTGAATAA
- the kdsA gene encoding 3-deoxy-8-phosphooctulonate synthase gives MMQKTIRFKDIELSNDRPFVLFAGNNVIESRDLVMKTAETLKEVTAKLSIPYVFKASFDKANRSSNKSFRGPGLDEGLKILQEVKSSFDLPIISDIHEPYQAAPAAEVCDVIQLPAFLARQTDLVNAMAATSAVINIKKPQFLAPHEMGHILSKFEEAGNDQTILCERGTSFGYNNLVVDMLGFQVMKETGHPVIFDVTHALQMPGGRKDSADGRRQFVTSLALAGMSQKIAGIFLETHPDPDQALCDGPCALRLDRVEVFLDQMKKMDDLVKSLSDIDTI, from the coding sequence ATGATGCAGAAAACTATCAGATTTAAAGACATCGAACTAAGTAATGATCGACCGTTTGTATTGTTCGCGGGCAACAATGTGATCGAGTCCAGAGACCTTGTTATGAAGACCGCGGAAACTTTGAAGGAAGTTACTGCTAAGCTGAGTATTCCCTATGTGTTCAAGGCTAGCTTTGATAAAGCGAACCGTTCTTCGAACAAATCCTTTCGAGGCCCAGGGCTTGATGAAGGACTCAAAATATTGCAAGAAGTTAAATCAAGTTTCGACTTGCCCATTATTTCAGATATTCATGAGCCTTATCAGGCAGCACCTGCTGCTGAAGTTTGTGATGTTATACAACTACCCGCATTTTTAGCTCGCCAGACTGATTTGGTGAATGCCATGGCAGCGACTAGCGCGGTGATTAATATAAAGAAGCCGCAATTTCTCGCTCCCCATGAGATGGGGCATATATTGAGTAAGTTTGAAGAAGCAGGGAATGATCAAACAATTCTTTGTGAGCGAGGCACAAGCTTTGGGTACAACAACCTTGTCGTCGATATGCTTGGCTTCCAGGTGATGAAAGAAACTGGTCATCCTGTGATTTTTGATGTGACTCACGCACTGCAAATGCCTGGTGGCCGCAAGGATTCAGCGGATGGCCGTCGGCAGTTTGTAACATCATTGGCTCTGGCTGGAATGTCACAGAAGATAGCTGGGATTTTTCTAGAGACCCATCCTGATCCTGATCAGGCCTTGTGTGATGGACCTTGTGCCTTGCGTTTGGATCGGGTGGAGGTGTTTTTGGATCAGATGAAGAAGATGGATGATCTGGTTAAGTCTCTTAGCGATATAGATACAATTTAA
- the wecB gene encoding non-hydrolyzing UDP-N-acetylglucosamine 2-epimerase, whose translation MSVAIVVGTRPEIIKVAPLVWELEKRNLDFFIVHSNQHYSPEMDAVFFEDLNLPAPKYNLHVGSGSHGNQTGNILIKIEPIFEKEMPKAVLVQGDTNTVLAAGMAASKLGILVGHVEAGLRSYDRTMPEETNRVIVDHLSDFLFAVTDKQHQILLSEGVEKEKIHTVGNTVIDTLYQMREYAELPLDLQLAKDEYVLLTAHRASNVDSEASLMSFMEAINSIASRFEMPVLFPIHPRTAKMVENSPHSFHKNIRVIPPQSYKAFSAILANARLVVTDSGGLQEEACALQVPCVTIRENTERPETIEVGANILAGIDPEKVIDACELMLNRARDWSCPFGDGTTARKIIDILQKNIPELHSKSKDKHAVTVVGLGYMGLPMALLLAEAGHDVSGFDISKKKIDMLVDGNLPFDEPGLPELFAKARNSIEFSTNLRKSDSYLISVPTPIKDRKCDLSYVERAFEAVLEVCDTGDLVVVESTIRPGTCRDVLQPLADKKNKQVLIAHCPERAIPGSTIHELKHNARLVGGLCADSTKAAVNLYSSFVEGEVVPCEATTAELAKVAENTFRDINIAFANQLDAITEDLGVSSLDVIKLANLHPRVSILQPGIGVGGHCIAIDPWFLIEQQEEGSLIEEARVVNDARPGVIAQRLAKVCNENGYKRVGILGVAYKPNVDDTRETPVLHIADELERLGLEVVCHDPLAVNFDRELVDFQAIEDFADLIFVAVEHDVFSDYRISKPLVNKLGKPLIQFSSYHSLPETLKKSLRA comes from the coding sequence ATGAGCGTAGCGATAGTAGTTGGCACGAGACCAGAAATTATAAAGGTTGCTCCACTAGTGTGGGAACTAGAGAAAAGAAACCTAGATTTCTTTATTGTCCACTCCAATCAACACTACAGTCCTGAAATGGATGCGGTCTTTTTTGAAGATCTAAACCTTCCAGCACCCAAGTACAATCTGCATGTTGGCTCAGGCTCCCATGGAAACCAAACAGGCAATATCTTAATTAAGATTGAACCAATTTTTGAAAAAGAGATGCCAAAGGCTGTCTTGGTCCAGGGAGACACTAATACTGTTCTTGCTGCGGGAATGGCCGCATCGAAACTTGGTATCCTTGTAGGACATGTTGAAGCAGGTCTTCGATCTTACGATAGAACAATGCCCGAGGAAACCAATAGGGTTATCGTTGATCACTTGTCAGACTTTCTTTTTGCTGTAACTGATAAGCAACATCAGATCCTACTTAGCGAAGGGGTTGAGAAGGAAAAAATCCACACTGTTGGCAATACGGTTATCGATACTCTCTACCAAATGAGAGAATATGCAGAGCTGCCGCTTGATCTGCAGCTTGCCAAGGACGAGTATGTTTTGTTGACAGCTCATAGAGCGAGCAATGTTGATTCTGAAGCTAGTCTTATGTCTTTTATGGAGGCAATAAACTCTATTGCCTCAAGATTCGAGATGCCGGTTCTATTCCCAATACATCCTCGAACTGCGAAGATGGTTGAAAATTCGCCTCACAGTTTTCATAAGAATATTAGGGTGATCCCGCCGCAGAGTTACAAAGCTTTTTCTGCGATACTTGCCAATGCTAGACTTGTCGTTACTGACTCCGGTGGACTCCAGGAGGAGGCCTGCGCTCTCCAGGTTCCTTGCGTAACGATTCGAGAAAATACAGAGCGACCTGAGACGATAGAAGTTGGTGCAAATATTCTAGCTGGAATTGATCCAGAAAAAGTTATCGATGCTTGTGAGCTAATGCTTAATAGAGCACGAGATTGGTCCTGCCCCTTTGGTGATGGTACAACCGCCAGGAAGATTATTGATATTCTTCAAAAAAATATTCCTGAATTGCACTCCAAGTCCAAGGACAAGCATGCGGTGACGGTTGTTGGGTTAGGATACATGGGTTTGCCAATGGCCTTACTTCTAGCTGAAGCAGGTCACGATGTTTCTGGCTTTGACATTAGTAAAAAGAAGATTGATATGCTTGTTGATGGTAATCTTCCTTTCGATGAGCCAGGCCTGCCAGAGCTCTTTGCGAAAGCAAGGAATTCGATAGAATTTTCCACGAACCTTCGAAAGTCTGACTCTTATCTTATTTCTGTTCCTACTCCTATTAAGGATAGGAAGTGCGATTTAAGCTACGTTGAGAGGGCATTTGAAGCAGTCCTTGAAGTTTGTGATACTGGCGACCTTGTGGTTGTTGAATCAACGATTCGTCCAGGAACGTGTCGCGACGTATTGCAACCACTAGCTGACAAAAAAAATAAGCAGGTTTTGATTGCTCATTGCCCAGAACGTGCAATTCCGGGGTCAACGATCCATGAGTTAAAACACAATGCGCGGTTGGTAGGTGGTCTGTGTGCAGATTCTACAAAGGCGGCAGTTAACTTGTATTCCTCATTTGTCGAGGGAGAAGTTGTCCCTTGTGAAGCGACGACTGCGGAGCTAGCAAAGGTTGCAGAGAATACATTCCGGGATATCAATATAGCTTTTGCCAACCAACTTGATGCGATAACCGAAGATCTCGGTGTGTCCTCATTGGATGTGATTAAGCTGGCTAACCTTCATCCAAGGGTCAGCATTCTCCAGCCTGGCATTGGTGTCGGTGGGCATTGCATCGCCATTGATCCTTGGTTTCTCATTGAACAACAAGAAGAAGGTAGCCTGATTGAAGAGGCAAGGGTTGTTAATGATGCCCGACCAGGAGTTATTGCGCAACGTCTGGCTAAAGTTTGCAATGAAAATGGTTACAAGAGAGTTGGTATTCTAGGCGTGGCTTATAAGCCTAACGTGGACGACACGCGAGAGACTCCTGTGCTTCATATCGCTGATGAACTTGAACGTCTTGGGTTAGAAGTTGTTTGTCATGATCCTCTCGCAGTCAATTTCGATCGAGAGTTAGTCGACTTTCAAGCGATTGAGGACTTCGCTGATTTGATTTTTGTAGCGGTAGAGCACGATGTTTTTAGCGACTATCGTATTTCTAAACCTCTTGTGAATAAGCTCGGTAAGCCTTTAATTCAGTTTAGTAGCTACCATAGCTTGCCTGAAACATTGAAAAAATCTTTAAGGGCTTAA
- a CDS encoding capsule biosynthesis protein, which yields MNILLLQGPMGPFFQKFAKQLEADGHRVIKVNFNGGDIFYSRGLKSVSFRGQLDQLSWFLKQLIAQHHIDVVYGYGDCRDHHRVATKVCADQSVPVYYFEDGYLRPDYITCELGGVNDNSSLPRDPEFYRKQPKGPLPKTESIGFDFYQRILHAVAYYFFSFILRRQFAHYSHHRSFCGFYEARCWIKAWLLKHPQRWLSGRRLAGLQRKWGSRFYLMPLQIKDDSQIRFHSDFPDVASSIKVAVSSFAKHAPTDTALVIKHHPMDRGHSNYQHLIKQLVKEHKLGDRVVYIYDGPNPWLLRKCLGVVLINSTMGISALVHGKKVKALGRAIYDMPGLCFQGELSGFWAADFEPDRGLFERFRLYLVKQTQLNQNFYKPLDSIQVPGLSGIEPKKPRIPVVIQHVLSRKNHLSEEKSGVAIPQA from the coding sequence TTGAACATCCTATTGCTTCAGGGTCCGATGGGTCCCTTTTTTCAAAAATTTGCCAAGCAATTGGAAGCTGATGGCCATCGAGTCATTAAAGTGAATTTCAATGGTGGTGACATATTCTACAGCCGTGGACTTAAGTCTGTCTCCTTTCGTGGTCAATTGGATCAGTTATCCTGGTTTCTTAAACAGCTGATCGCTCAACACCATATTGATGTGGTCTATGGCTATGGAGACTGTCGGGATCATCATCGCGTTGCAACCAAAGTTTGTGCTGACCAATCTGTTCCGGTGTACTACTTCGAGGATGGGTACCTAAGGCCAGATTATATCACTTGTGAGCTAGGTGGGGTGAACGACAATTCATCACTTCCTCGCGATCCCGAGTTTTATCGAAAGCAGCCGAAGGGGCCTTTGCCAAAAACCGAAAGCATAGGCTTCGACTTCTATCAGCGCATTCTCCATGCTGTTGCCTACTATTTTTTCTCGTTCATACTGCGACGTCAATTCGCTCACTATAGTCATCATCGTTCGTTCTGTGGTTTCTATGAGGCACGCTGTTGGATTAAAGCTTGGCTTCTGAAGCATCCACAACGTTGGCTGTCTGGCCGACGATTAGCCGGCTTACAACGAAAGTGGGGTAGTCGTTTCTATTTGATGCCATTGCAAATCAAAGATGATTCTCAGATCCGCTTTCACTCTGACTTTCCCGATGTGGCGTCCTCAATTAAGGTGGCTGTGTCTTCCTTTGCCAAACACGCTCCTACCGACACGGCGCTAGTTATCAAGCACCACCCTATGGATCGAGGCCATAGCAACTACCAGCATCTGATCAAGCAGCTTGTTAAAGAGCATAAGCTTGGTGATCGTGTTGTCTATATCTACGATGGGCCTAACCCGTGGCTCCTTCGAAAGTGTTTAGGCGTAGTGCTTATAAATTCCACGATGGGGATTAGTGCTCTGGTTCACGGCAAGAAAGTTAAGGCTTTAGGTCGAGCGATTTATGATATGCCAGGGCTTTGCTTTCAAGGTGAGCTATCAGGGTTTTGGGCAGCGGATTTTGAGCCTGATCGCGGTTTATTTGAGCGTTTTCGCTTGTATCTGGTGAAGCAGACTCAGTTAAATCAGAATTTCTATAAGCCCTTGGACAGCATCCAGGTTCCTGGTCTAAGCGGTATCGAGCCAAAAAAGCCAAGGATTCCCGTTGTTATCCAGCATGTGTTGAGCCGAAAGAATCATTTATCTGAAGAGAAGAGCGGGGTTGCGATTCCTCAAGCTTAG
- a CDS encoding methyltransferase domain-containing protein: MKQTVEERPKMTSITDQRRHPLKVKGSPLLNSRQQWICMQVTGNKVLDVGCGLGSVSKSLAMLGKEVVGIDTNAAAIEQANRTFVDAEGRSEKLKYIQKSFFDQSLGYKEYDCIVLDCIIQTFANPFVVIDRCLSLLNENGRLVLTVPFDTQKFFNKERQLFVCDSARLLNKEFRVTDHEISSDWIGFSSLRERSSSDRFDELYWNIFRKTEQLLLESVRRSHPLAEVRKNTGNLEVEAYQSKLIPKQSIVFNDGGEVIDSEVTSFKQGSDRKLIEELRCTINEAKERESELLEKIREIKLDNTELEKQNNLLKSRELVSNEFSEDAQKKLRKHILSLEKEVSKYQRSHSYRLGYSLITLYKNPKSFFRSLRNIFSSFKKVPYDPAVHELGDKLLLEAFLGKKQQEVSQNNGVGEAGKVNELKQDYIDWPEFIPVGKKQASGKIKAASIFDQFSEECFKYEIDIVPVTKRGWKQEIIEGKPDILFLESSWAGNNGEWTYAMVSYKKPHLGGALQNMINFCKGMNIPVVFWNKEDPTNFEHFVDLAKDCDYIFTTDENMIPKYRKQVGHKNVFCLPFAAQPQVHNPVQSKGLKKYDICFSGSWYENIPSRKSQINLLLSAAKNYNLHIYDRMLFAKDHRKGRVFPEKFQKYIAGSLPYKKMLTAHKQYRVFLNVNSVENSPTMCSRRIFELLASGTPVISTKGKAIKRLFGNYVTEVSSEKQARVAIDSIINGDKRELNKQRHRAMRMIFANHTYSNRLDMVMEKVGIPKKKESEKVSVVVSTNRESFLDRLVENLNRQTLKEFEVVIVLNGPSMNRKPFEKIRKGISVSIYESAAGTLGYSLNLGIENSSGEFLFKMDDDDFYGPHYLTDMLDAFKYSGADVLGKKAVMCYLESRDEVIVKYPTQQHYYTDFITGATLSFRRYVWNKVKFADRNRGEDSNFLEECKRNKFIIYSADMYNYVIMRRADQNSHTWVIKEEQFARNTEKLCKGLNFKEIFV; encoded by the coding sequence ATGAAGCAAACAGTTGAGGAAAGACCAAAAATGACAAGCATCACTGATCAGCGTAGACATCCTTTAAAAGTGAAGGGGTCTCCTCTTTTGAATTCACGTCAACAATGGATTTGTATGCAGGTAACCGGCAATAAAGTTCTGGATGTTGGTTGTGGGCTTGGGAGTGTATCAAAATCTTTGGCGATGCTTGGTAAGGAAGTAGTTGGAATTGATACCAATGCTGCTGCAATTGAGCAAGCAAATAGAACTTTTGTCGATGCTGAAGGAAGATCGGAAAAACTTAAGTATATCCAAAAGTCGTTCTTTGATCAAAGCCTGGGATACAAGGAGTACGACTGTATTGTTTTAGATTGCATTATTCAGACTTTTGCCAATCCATTTGTGGTTATTGACCGTTGCCTTTCACTATTGAACGAGAATGGCAGATTAGTGCTAACCGTGCCTTTTGATACCCAAAAATTTTTCAACAAAGAGAGACAGCTGTTCGTTTGCGATTCGGCAAGATTGCTGAATAAAGAATTTCGGGTAACAGATCATGAAATAAGCTCAGACTGGATAGGCTTTTCTTCTCTCAGAGAACGCTCCAGCTCTGATCGATTTGATGAGTTGTACTGGAATATATTTAGAAAAACTGAACAACTGCTCTTAGAATCAGTTAGACGCTCACATCCACTGGCTGAAGTGAGAAAGAATACTGGAAATTTAGAAGTTGAAGCCTACCAGTCCAAACTGATTCCCAAGCAGTCAATAGTCTTTAATGATGGGGGAGAGGTTATAGATTCAGAGGTTACAAGTTTCAAGCAAGGCTCAGATAGAAAACTAATCGAAGAACTTAGATGTACGATAAATGAGGCTAAGGAACGTGAGTCTGAGCTATTAGAAAAAATACGAGAAATTAAACTGGATAACACTGAATTAGAGAAGCAAAACAACCTTCTCAAGTCGAGGGAATTAGTTTCAAACGAATTTTCCGAAGACGCTCAAAAAAAGCTAAGAAAGCATATTCTATCGCTGGAAAAAGAAGTGTCAAAATATCAGCGCTCGCATTCCTATAGATTGGGGTACTCTCTTATAACTCTTTATAAGAATCCGAAGAGTTTTTTTCGTAGCTTGAGGAACATATTTTCTTCCTTCAAGAAAGTCCCCTACGACCCTGCAGTTCATGAATTAGGGGATAAACTGCTATTGGAAGCATTTCTAGGGAAGAAGCAACAGGAAGTCTCGCAGAATAATGGGGTGGGAGAAGCAGGGAAAGTTAACGAACTCAAACAAGACTACATTGACTGGCCGGAGTTTATCCCAGTGGGCAAAAAGCAAGCCAGTGGCAAGATAAAAGCTGCATCGATTTTCGATCAGTTTAGCGAAGAATGTTTCAAGTACGAAATTGATATTGTTCCCGTCACAAAAAGAGGCTGGAAACAGGAGATCATCGAGGGCAAGCCTGATATTCTCTTTTTGGAGTCATCCTGGGCTGGTAACAATGGTGAGTGGACCTATGCTATGGTTAGCTACAAGAAACCTCATCTTGGTGGGGCACTTCAGAATATGATCAATTTTTGTAAAGGAATGAATATTCCGGTTGTGTTCTGGAACAAGGAAGATCCAACTAACTTTGAGCATTTCGTTGATTTAGCGAAAGACTGCGATTATATTTTCACAACTGATGAAAATATGATTCCTAAATATCGGAAGCAGGTTGGCCACAAAAATGTATTTTGTTTACCCTTTGCTGCTCAGCCTCAGGTCCATAATCCAGTACAATCAAAAGGTCTGAAAAAATACGATATTTGTTTCTCAGGAAGTTGGTATGAAAATATACCTAGTCGAAAATCTCAAATTAATCTTCTACTTAGTGCTGCAAAAAACTATAATCTTCATATTTACGATAGAATGCTTTTTGCAAAAGACCATAGGAAAGGAAGAGTATTTCCTGAGAAGTTTCAAAAGTACATAGCCGGTTCTCTTCCGTATAAGAAGATGTTGACAGCCCACAAACAGTACAGGGTTTTCTTAAATGTTAATTCAGTTGAAAACTCTCCGACAATGTGCTCAAGAAGGATATTCGAGCTTTTGGCAAGTGGGACGCCGGTTATTTCGACCAAAGGGAAAGCTATAAAACGTTTATTTGGTAACTACGTGACTGAGGTTAGCTCTGAGAAGCAGGCCCGGGTGGCTATTGACTCCATTATTAACGGGGACAAGAGAGAGCTGAATAAGCAAAGGCATCGAGCTATGAGAATGATTTTTGCGAATCACACCTATTCTAATCGTTTAGATATGGTTATGGAAAAAGTTGGTATTCCTAAAAAGAAGGAGAGCGAGAAGGTTTCTGTAGTAGTATCAACTAATCGAGAATCTTTCTTAGACCGACTGGTTGAAAATTTGAATCGGCAGACGTTGAAAGAATTTGAGGTGGTCATCGTTCTAAATGGGCCCTCTATGAATAGAAAGCCTTTTGAAAAAATTCGAAAGGGAATTTCTGTTTCAATTTATGAAAGTGCCGCTGGTACTTTAGGGTATTCCCTTAACCTGGGTATAGAAAATTCTAGCGGAGAATTTTTATTCAAGATGGATGACGATGATTTTTACGGCCCACACTACTTAACTGATATGCTTGATGCTTTTAAGTATTCAGGTGCAGACGTATTAGGAAAAAAAGCGGTAATGTGTTACCTAGAAAGTAGGGATGAAGTTATCGTAAAATACCCCACTCAACAGCACTACTACACGGACTTTATTACCGGAGCAACACTTAGCTTCAGAAGATACGTTTGGAATAAGGTTAAGTTTGCAGATAGAAATAGGGGCGAAGATTCGAATTTTCTTGAAGAATGCAAAAGGAACAAGTTTATAATCTACTCAGCTGATATGTATAATTACGTAATAATGAGAAGAGCAGATCAGAACTCTCATACTTGGGTTATCAAAGAAGAGCAGTTTGCAAGGAATACGGAGAAACTTTGCAAGGGTCTGAATTTTAAGGAAATATTTGTGTAG